From the Mycoplasmatota bacterium genome, one window contains:
- the terL gene encoding phage terminase large subunit: MIDRKLIALEAKKELARREFFSFERVLAPDFYKRGYKYLVTLANTLQALYEGRIIRLIPSVDWVIVEDVTKYTNYQTCKKLMLNMPPQHGKSRTLVNFCCWVFGKNPSEKIITASYNDSVASDFSRYTRDGIALEKNDKYDIVYSDIFPKTKIKKGNAGFEKWALDGQHFSYLGAGVGGSITSKGGTILIVDDPIKGAEEAMNENHLNKIWTWYTNTFRSRVSAKGGEPIEILNMTRWADGDLCGRILESSEKDEWYVLKFEAYDETEDKMLCDDRLSKKRYLSQKSILDLSIFMANYHQQPVNILGKLYQSFKTYDTLPVDQNGNSLFTGIYSYTDTADDGSDYLCNIIWGDYNKESYVLDVIYTKEPVEITEVKVAEHYIEYQVNKARIESNNGGKQYARNVKRITEDELGSNYTTITWFHQSKNKNARILTYSSWVVNHVYYPANWRNRWPEYYKAMNSYQREGKNAHDDAPDATTGMAETMYLIHR, from the coding sequence ATGATTGATCGTAAATTAATAGCACTTGAAGCCAAAAAAGAACTTGCAAGACGTGAGTTCTTTTCTTTTGAGCGTGTATTAGCTCCTGATTTTTATAAGAGGGGATATAAGTATCTAGTTACATTAGCTAATACGCTTCAAGCACTCTATGAGGGGCGAATCATAAGATTAATTCCAAGTGTTGATTGGGTTATAGTTGAGGATGTAACAAAATATACAAATTATCAAACTTGTAAAAAGTTGATGCTTAACATGCCACCACAACATGGAAAATCAAGAACCTTAGTTAATTTTTGTTGTTGGGTTTTTGGTAAGAACCCTAGCGAAAAGATCATTACAGCAAGTTATAATGATTCAGTTGCCTCAGACTTCTCTCGTTATACAAGAGATGGGATTGCACTAGAAAAAAATGATAAATACGATATTGTTTATTCTGATATTTTCCCTAAAACAAAAATCAAAAAAGGAAATGCTGGATTTGAAAAATGGGCTTTAGATGGTCAACATTTCTCATATCTTGGTGCTGGTGTAGGGGGTTCTATCACTTCGAAAGGTGGAACAATTCTAATAGTTGATGATCCAATAAAAGGTGCAGAAGAAGCTATGAATGAGAACCATTTAAATAAAATTTGGACTTGGTACACTAACACTTTTAGGTCTCGTGTAAGTGCTAAAGGTGGAGAACCAATCGAAATATTAAATATGACGCGTTGGGCCGATGGCGATTTATGTGGCCGAATATTAGAATCATCTGAAAAAGATGAATGGTATGTCCTTAAATTTGAAGCTTACGATGAAACAGAAGATAAAATGTTATGTGATGATAGGCTTAGTAAAAAACGTTACCTATCTCAAAAAAGTATCTTAGACTTATCAATTTTCATGGCTAACTATCATCAACAACCAGTAAATATTTTAGGGAAATTGTATCAATCATTCAAAACCTATGACACACTTCCAGTTGATCAAAATGGTAACTCATTGTTCACAGGTATTTATAGCTATACAGATACAGCGGATGATGGGTCTGATTACCTTTGTAATATCATTTGGGGTGATTATAACAAAGAATCTTATGTTCTTGATGTTATATACACAAAGGAACCGGTTGAAATAACAGAGGTTAAGGTTGCTGAACACTACATTGAGTACCAAGTAAACAAAGCTCGTATTGAATCAAACAATGGTGGTAAACAGTACGCTCGTAATGTTAAGCGTATCACTGAGGATGAGTTAGGCAGCAATTACACAACGATTACCTGGTTCCATCAGTCAAAGAACAAAAACGCTAGAATCCTTACTTATTCAAGTTGGGTTGTAAATCATGTGTATTATCCAGCTAATTGGCGTAACAGATGGCCAGAGTATTACAAAGCAATGAACAGTTATCAACGAGAAGGAAAGAATGCACATGATGATGCACCAGATGCAACTACTGGAATGGCTGAGACAATGTATTTAATCCATAGATAG